One Anthonomus grandis grandis chromosome 13, icAntGran1.3, whole genome shotgun sequence DNA segment encodes these proteins:
- the LOC126744096 gene encoding uncharacterized protein LOC126744096, translated as MVPVVFLDLYKLDTFIKNKASRILHIKTFDTELEKLRIQSVIKDLNLGEYNHYLDPENQLFLDWYELKLFLEDKSSKTSQWSGLVLVFLDLSHVDPTDPDYSLKLKQLNDYVLTGSFAKVIIISSTNGTEQNLEKYFESLDYYFSENISNTIHYGHLTKKVKTDLLNLPCILKENKLFSLKEFLHIDSVDNPRLRKLFDADMLKTMLTNENQLYSDQNNYGIYSSYPEFYVKRKFVEYRIGTTAIKNLLTNPREFCGLIIISGFNNTSELINLLDASTKDIRKIQKIRHLLVYKTLYHAYRIFNFVKLDVEMIIFLRYCSKKGFTCVNTKGYVNNFKDLFTEKTDFNERDLVQKKLLILSGPAGIGKTSTLIYLCDLLNSRRWAIFVDLSKNPAVKGLPLNLTRESTVDFLWAWTDKKMFTKKLLYDALFGEKSKPVYLLMDEFNRSILRESWLRVLSYLNVFSKAYIWITARPIDVPVLEKTLSVCSTSLTEISDIQQKVYLTNFIKKRLNMTKVDSKFVGNFVEHSQYILTSREDIFGKFLLFKMLIDVNLNFIEEYHKGADHRFFFQTFFDPFEIVEKYICYKEINLRSWEAMQRVIFPQNNFFQFDTCSITVAEYLMAKELYSLMLTTELSLKLIKFLLTECLIKPQYIYVRVFLNVFFREKAVINEDVSSMINKLWIQDSSIFFNENSDWALPVLIKENLFNLASWFLCKEFIKHNAHMISYQKGRGKTVLNLAIDKKNTNICNAILDTYVQKQLIYDTLDNGKQYKGPLRKINKSWVLDTLQTYENTMNEFKQLYSTITLWKTYKHSELFLRWSHNLVHFAAMNRLNDMLEQLIREQISVDGLDTNNATALYYASKEGYIEIVQKLVEAGANVNNQTKKSKTAVLISIQRKLFNIACYLLQLDQTDIFWCDVKGTSYLGQAAKFGSIEIAKLLLARGSDINHRDKLGMSPLSWAVKMGHVHIINFLISQGADCFIRDNIHSNLIHIALKARKWNVVKYLTFWQINVEYGNLYRVTPLQCAVKLRNWAIVKHLVLEGAPIYSDSVSSALKGNQWNLVRIMLQQNADISSFTVDEKNQILEHCLPSGDTHNKISYLMQLGNADLLNTYIINMLFCDVDLESKLSELYEKHLINKSKLSKNIKNFIEEKLYEIRAARGQQIIKINNESLKERLNLICENIREIKQHDENDTPIDDKFISHADVIAQQIEVIAHHDKIKNDCPAFKQTQFCLLLFLNYFREKPQDSVYSFVLNQCKIIEYLNYLLDAIRNYLEQGNFTSQNQSSLKSDFRLVRDIYSLKTIWSQIKTTQDETHPSHDVEVYGLIRCLQVIGENVKNTDEHPNLSDEVHKHLMYYAPTSVQKILTRLRDSIRHPKLLMERIKFEKRILHEKEVYQSVKNDLKKILVDIELILYKKKAEAINIFLKNSDECMCDVKFKKITRHFALVRFNHSYDDEVYIYEEIETTKTSIEKLKQLLKNNINQKNSLKKIENDITQFLEETKTYVKRVKNEYCGTWFDLPTLLNTRNSIYLNTQIRLIEKLATYFNRPALHCSIILFEMMETNKKELQNNPQDQEKIQINNILGNLLYLIQFQMYRAEKLEEIQGTLVISEKETPEEEKISLLDEIFNDIRNNIKNQETVTQFDSFINDTKENHSILTSINKTSNSPDDLIEKLSNKKLKSQLRRQKKRKPQSFTTLVAELNLYGKILKNITNIKKNYYDLLEAIEQYFASIDNAEVSIAVNDFKNDQIKLIANFYKNKFKILDSIVKNGYDLDKPLVRAAMEILLLDILNYLDDRRCIQKYSTSYEEFSPILISTALLNYLAHGNILTDSLPYDPQRSILNCICWLRKHFSLNIIRKQVGVDNKPYLFKENISNKFIKLQGQIIPLPSYHKLYHMFLDAAEVGNIASLKYILDNILYDIKTGASMVQFEGFLWPAIFYASVNGHRTIVLELIGRVDKSHQCSKQSSLLIRLAKQTVARLDVETWNASNNYDNIIALFHQTCLQEAVKSDKQIVEDLLKYCDADTRDCSDNTALIIAAEAGRIDSVGVLLSHAADVNAKNFVSRTALQHAILHGHENIAKLLIDSGANVEDLDGYGLSALAYSITYSSENTVNHLLQYVHVDTICSDNNSTALHVAAENGREDILILLIQKGADVNAINNHGSTALELAISKDHKNIATKLLNLKDIDFNTKNINQHDALYLAAENNMTEIVEILLRNGAQIESFDKNNRTALHTSAENGCITVVELLLDKHANLYATDVSGNTALHLAIYSNQKRVVELLLKRTNDSAFINAININCYTPLHISANYGQHNLVELLIDNGAEFNVKDENNNTALHMAAMEGHDDVVKKLLSIPKIAQHINETNGNQIAPLHLAAYYGFDKTVKCLLEKNAKVDVRGLNDMTPLHCAAQSNHYNIVKILLNAKADVNALTSFKNSAIYFAAANGFERIVKLLLLQNPKPNIDIVDEFNRKPLCAPTEFGFYKIVKLLLSHGAKPNGSNALLAAAMHGHIETVKLLLEYDIIDTVNSECTALFAATQENQTEIASMLIENKSDINFLSKNKFSPLYMASLNGNKEICKKLIESGVNVDLKNENDITALHVAADKGYYTIVTLLLSHGADVNALTVANKSALHFASEKGHRKIVSLLLQKKAQVNAIVDESLLTPLHLAATNGHTATVKLLLSKGADINSITHAQSLALHLASQNGHLKVIMVLLNSFKVNINARDSEKRTSLYLATMFNRRRVVELLISRGADANMSDIHQTTPLHIATVNNYKDLMSFLLKHGSDVNLCTYTHNLSTIHFTEYDNEGHNYVSALHIATYCSDHTTMDILLNHPDITIDIQDINKRTPLHHSVFLNSPVFAEKLLKHGANKNIVDNTLNTPILLSVVLQRESIFKILFDHKADVNLADIELRTPLHYSVTLNNEYITKLLLKRVANINCLDKNKSTCLHIATKNGYLPIVKLLLQYGASVNLTDNALGTPLHYAAKKVDLDIIKIIIARGANVNALNSKWDIPLMLLSNVPNKNTEETAEFMIKYGADINARNINHITSLHVAAAQNNLEMAIVLLRHGADVNIIDTKLHTALHYCAENGNKLIAAYLIQNGIDLNGVTIAQVTALHIGALSGHTGFVDILLRCGAAVNVTDVNRRTPLQYATEAGNKDIVKSLLDRGADVNNRDVDLCTALHKASELGHIEIIKILLKNSAEIDLIDINGYTALHYGVQNHHGEIVEELLSYGAKIDHSNICIKCTSLLNIACSLGHTEIVRTLIRSGVKTAFTDIFGRTALHYATLDGHIHITDILLTQEVDKDAQDYSGQTAIHYAAQNCLVDIIKKLIESGANANLTNAENRTALHYAVESGNVDLVNLLLPVISNINSTDISGETALHIAVAGNHKDIVKRLIEYHADVNFASPTLQVMPIHLATTVGDVELVEILVQNDADVTARDIYGRTPYKIAAEIFGSESEFCQTFFNILLAKIDIEM; from the coding sequence ATGGTGCCTGTGGTTTTTCTGGATCTGTATAAACTAGATACTTTTATTAAGAACAAAGCAAGTAGGATATTGCATATAAAAACGTTTGATACAGAGTTGGAAAAGTTAAGAATTCAAAGTGTGATCAAAGATCTTAACCTTGGTGAGTACAATCATTATCTCGACCCAGAAAATCAGCTCTTTCTGGATTGGTATGAGCTAAAACTGTTCTTAGAAGATAAATCATCGAAAACAAGTCAATGGAGCGgattagttttagtttttcttgATCTGTCCCACGTAGATCCAACGGATCCAGATTACTCCTTGaaactaaaacaattaaatgatTATGTACTAACCGGAAGCTTTGcaaaagttattataataagtagCACGAATGGCACCGAgcagaatttagaaaaatatttcgaaagtcTTGATTATTATTTCAGTGAGAATATAAGCAACACGATACACTACGGCCATCTCACCAAAAAAGTAAAgacagatttattaaatttaccaTGTATCTTAAAGGAAAATAAGTTATTCAGCCTGAAAGAGTTTTTGCACATTGATAGCGTTGATAATCCGAGATTAAGAAAGTTATTCGATGCTGATATGTTAAAAACCATGCTCACCAACGAAAATCAACTTTACTCAGATCAAAACAATTATGGCATTTATTCCAGTTATCCAGAGTTTTATGTGAAGCGAAAGTTTGTTGAATACCGCATAGGAACTACTGCAATAAAAAACTTACTCACCAATCCTAGGGAATTTTGTGGGTTAATTATTATCAGTGGTTTTAATAATACATCGGAGCTTATTAACCTTTTAGACGCTTCTACTAAAGATATtaggaaaatacaaaaaattaggCATTTATTAGTATATAAAACGTTGTATCATGCATATcgcatatttaattttgtaaaactagACGtagaaatgataatttttttaagatattgcaGTAAAAAAGGTTTCACTTGTGTAAATACCAAAGGGtatgtaaacaattttaaagatttgtttacagaaaaaacagattttaacgAGCGTgatttagtacaaaaaaaactgtTGATACTAAGCGGTCCTGCTGGGATAGGAAAAACTTCCACCTTGATTTATTTATGCGATTTACTTAACTCTCGCAGATGGGCTATTTTTGTAGATTTATCCAAAAATCCAGCGGTTAAAGGGCTTCCATTAAATTTAACTCGGGAATCAACCGTTGACTTTTTATGGGCTTGGactgataaaaaaatgtttaccaaAAAGTTGTTATATGATGCCCTTTTCGGCGAAAAATCCAAGCCTGTTTACTTATTAATGGATGAATTCAACAGAAGCATTCTACGTGAATCGTGGTTAAGGGTGCTGAGTTATTTAAATGTCTTCTCAAAAGCTTATATCTGGATAACTGCAAGGCCTATAGATGTGCcagttttagaaaaaactttatCCGTTTGCAGTACCAGTTTGACCGAAATAAGCGATATTCAACAGAAAGtttatttgacaaatttcattaaaaaacggTTAAATATGACTAAAGTTGATTCTAAGTTTGTTGGGAATTTTGTTGAGCATAGCCAATACATTCTAACCTCACGTGAGGATATCTTTGGcaagtttttgttatttaaaatgttaattgatGTTAACCTTAACTTCATAGAGGAGTATCATAAGGGTGCTGACCATCGTTTCTTTTTTCAAACCTTTTTCGATCCAtttgaaattgttgaaaaatatatatgttataaagaaattaatttacgTTCATGGGAAGCCATGCAAAGAGTAATATTTccgcaaaataattttttccaatttgatACATGTTCTATAACCGTTGCGGAATACTTAATGGCAAAAGAGCTCTATTCCCTCATGCTGACCACAGAATTGTCCCTAAAACTTATCAAGTTCTTGCTTACGGAGTGTTTAATAAAACCCCAATACATCTATGTAAgggtatttttaaatgtttttttcagaGAGAAAGCCGTAATTAATGAGGACGTTTCAAgcatgataaataaattatggaTTCAAGACAGTAGCATCTTTTTTAACGAAAACTCTGACTGGGCACTACCTGTATTAATCAAAgaaaacctttttaatttagcttCTTGGTTTTTATGCAAGGAGTTTATAAAACACAATGCACATATGATATCTTATCAAAAAGGGCGAGGCAAAACCGTATTGAATTTAGCAATTGATAAGAAAAATACGAACATTTGCAACGCTATTCTCGACACGTACGTTCAAAAGCAACTAATATACGATACTCTAGATAACGGCAAACAATATAAAGGTCctttaaggaaaataaataaatcttggGTGTTAGACACACTTCAAACATACGAAAATACCATGAATGAATTTAAACAATTGTATTCGACCATCACTCTTTGGAAAACCTATAAACATTCAGAACTTTTCTTAAGATGGTCGCATAACTTAGTACACTTTGCAGCAATGAACCGACTTAATGATATGTTAGAGCAGCTTATAAGAGAACAGATTTCTGTTGATGGTTTAGATACTAACAATGCCACAGCCCTTTACTATGCTTCTAAAGAAGGCTACATCGAAATCGTTCAAAAGTTAGTAGAGGCAGGTGCAAACGTGAATAACCAAACAAAGAAGTCCAAAACAGCCGTATTAATAAGCATTCAGAGGAAACTGTTTAATATAGCTTGTTATTTACTACAATTAGACCAGACAGACATTTTTTGGTGTGATGTAAAGGGCACATCTTATTTAGGGCAAGCAGCAAAGTTCGGATCTATTGAAATTGCTAAATTATTGCTGGCTAGAGGAAGTGATATTAACCATCGAGATAAATTGGGAATGAGCCCCCTTTCCTGGGCAGTGAAAATGGGTCATGtacatataattaattttttaattagccaGGGGGCCGATTGTTTCATTAGAGACAATATTCACTCAAATCTTATTCATATTGCCTTAAAAGCTCGAAAGTGGAATGTTGTAAAATACTTAACTTTTTGGCAAATTAATGTTGAATATGGCAATTTATATCGTGTAACACCCCTTCAATGTGCCGTAAAATTAAGGAATTGGGCTATTGTTAAGCATTTGGTTTTAGAAGGAGCTCCGATATATTCGGATTCTGTCAGTTCTGCCCTAAAAGGAAATCAATGGAATTTAGTAAGGATAATGCTGCAACAAAATGCCGATATAAGCAGTTTTACTGttgatgaaaaaaatcaaatattagaaCACTGTTTGCCTTCAGGAGATACCCATAATAAAATCTCTTATTTAATGCAATTAGGTAATGCTGATCTATTGAACacttatattattaacatgttaTTTTGTGATGTAGATCTAGAATCCAAGTTATCTGAATTGTATGAAaagcatttaataaataagagtaagttatccaaaaatataaagaatttcaTAGAAGAAAAACTCTATGAAATACGGGCTGCTAGAGgtcaacaaatcataaagatCAACAACGAATCATTAAAAGAACGTCTAAATTTGATTTGTGAAAATATTCGAGAGATTAAACAACATGACGAAAATGACACTCCTATTGACGACAAATTCATATCACACGCGGATGTCATAGCTCAGCAAATAGAAGTTATAGCACACcatgacaaaattaaaaatgactgtCCAGCTTTTAAACAGACacagttttgcttattattgtttcttaattattttcggGAAAAACCACAAGATTCCGTCTATTCGTTCGTTTTAAATCAATGTAAAATAATCGAGTATTTAAACTATCTTCTTGACGCCATTAGAAACTATTTAGAACAAGGAAATTTTACGTCACAAAATCAATCTTCGTTAAAATCAGATTTTAGACTTGTAAGAGACATTTATTCCCTGAAAACCATATGGTCACAGATAAAAACTACTCAGGACGAAACTCACCCAAGCCATGACGTAGAAGTATATGGGCTAATTCGTTGCTTACAAGTTATAGGAGAAAATGTAAAGAACACAGACGAACATCCAAATTTATCAGATGAAGTGCACAAACACCTTATGTACTATGCTCCAACAAGTGTACAAAAAATACTCACCAGACTTCGTGATTCGATTCGCCATCCCAAACTGCTAATGGAAAgaataaagtttgaaaaacGAATTTTACATGAAAAAGAGGTATACCAAAGcgtaaaaaatgatttaaaaaaaattcttgtagaCATTGAACTTATATTATACAAGAAAAAAGCAGAGgcgattaacatatttttgaaaaattctgaCGAGTGTATGTGCGatgttaagtttaaaaaaattacacggCATTTCGCATTGGTCCGTTTCAATCATTCTTACGATGATGAGGTTTATATTTATGAAGAAATTGAAACTACAAAAACTTCAATCGAGAAGCTAAAACAACTATTGAAGAACAATATCAATCAAAAAAATAGCTTGAAAAAGATCGAAAATGACATTACCCAATTCTTGGAAGAAACTAAAACATATGTTAAACGTGTGAAGAATGAATATTGCGGAACATGGTTCGATTTACCCACTTTGCTAAATACACGAAACAGTATCTACTTAAATACTCAAATAAGACTTATAGAAAAATTGGCAACTTACTTTAATCGACCGGCATTGCATTGTAgcataatattatttgaaatgatggagacaaataaaaaagaactgcAGAACAATCCGCAAGACCAAGAAAAAATCcagataaataatattttaggtaaCTTGTTATACCTGATACAATTTCAGATGTATAGAGCAGAAAAACTTGAGGAAATCCAAGGCACTTTGGTAATTTCAGAAAAAGAAACTCCAGAAGAAGAAAAGATTTCACTCCTGGATgaaatttttaatgatataaGAAATAACATCAAGAATCAAGAAACCGTTACTCAGTTTGACAGTTTTATTAATGATACCAAAGAGAACCATTCCATTTTAACTTCTATCAATAAAACTTCAAATTCGCCAGATGATTTGATAGAAAAATtatctaacaaaaaattaaaatcacaacTAAGAcgtcaaaaaaaaaggaaaccacAATCATTTACAACACTAGTAGCGGAATTAAATTTGTATggaaaaatccttaaaaatattacaaatatcaAAAAGAACTATTATGACTTATTAGAAGCGATTGAACAGTATTTTGCTTCAATCGATAATGCTGAAGTTAGTATCGCtgtaaatgattttaaaaatgaccaAATAAAGCTAATtgcaaatttctataaaaataaatttaaaatattagattcAATTGTGAAGAATGGCTACGATCTTGACAAGCCCTTAGTGCGAGCCGCAATGGAAATATTATTACTTGACATATTAAATTACTTAGACGACAGAAGATGCATCCAAAAATACTCTACATCCTACGAAGAGTTTTCGCCTATTTTAATAAGTACTGCCCTACTCAATTATTTAGCACATGGGAATATTTTAACAGACTCATTGCCTTATGATCCACAACGTTcaattttaaactgtatatGTTGGTTACGTAAACATTTTAGCCTGAACATAATTCGCAAACAAGTTGGGGTAGATAACaaaccttatttatttaaagaaaatatctcaaataaatttattaagttacaGGGCCAAATAATTCCCCTTCCGAGCTACCATAAGTTATATCATATGTTTCTCGATGCGGCAGAAGTGGGAAATATTGCTtcgttgaaatatattttagataatatatTATACGATATTAAAACCGGGGCATCGATGGTCCAGTTTGAAGGTTTCTTATGGCCAGCTATATTTTATGCCTCGGTTAACGGCCACAGAACTATTGTTCTCGAGTTAATTGGTCGAGTTGATAAAAGTCATCAATGTTCGAAACAATCCAGCCTTCTAATAAGATTAGCTAAACAAACTGTTGCACGGTTGGATGTGGAAACTTGGAACGCAAGTAATAATTACGACAATATAATCGCTTTGTTCCATCAAACTTGTCTCCAAGAAGCTGTAAAGAGCGACAAACAAATTGTCGAAgatttacttaaatattgtgATGCCGATACTCGAGATTGTTCTGATAATACCGCTCTCATTATTGCTGCTGAAGCTGGACGCATTGATAGTGTTGGAGTATTGTTAAGTCATGCGGCTGACGTAAATGCTAAAAATTTTGTTTCGAGAACTGCTCTTCAACATGCCATCCTACATGGTCacgaaaatattgcaaaattattGATCGATAGCGGAGCCAATGTTGAAGATTTGGACGGATATGGGCTTAGTGCACTTGCCTACTCGATTACGTATAGCTCGGAAAATACCGTTAATCATCTGTTACAGTATGTCCATGTAGACACAATTTGTAGTGATAATAATTCTACTGCCCTTCATGTAGCTGCTGAAAACGGACGCgaagatatcttaattttattaattcaaaaaggAGCTGATGTTAACGCGATCAATAACCATGGCTCGACAGCATTAGAGCTAGCTATATCTAAGGACCATAAGAATATTGCCACAAAGTTACTTAACTTGAAAGATATAGATTTTAAtacgaaaaatattaatcaacatGATGCTTTGTATTTAGCTGCTGAAAATAACATGACTGAAATTGTCGAAATATTACTTAGAAATGGTGCTCAAATTGaatcttttgataaaaataatcgGACAGCCCTACATACATCCGCGGAAAATGGATGTATAACTGTTGTCGAGCTGCTTTTAGACAAACATGCCAACTTATATGCTACTGACGTGAGTGGTAATACGGCACTTCATCTCGCTATTTACAGCAATCAAAAAAGGGTGGTGGAATTATTACTTAAACGCACTAACGATTCCGCTTTTATAAACgcaattaatataaattgttaCACGCCTTTACACATATCTGCTAATTATGGCCAACACAATTTGGTAGAATTATTAATTGATAACGGTGCCGAGTTTAATGTTAAAGACGAGAACAATAATACCGCCCTTCATATGGCGGCCATGGAAGGACATGACGATGttgtaaaaaaactattatcaaTTCCTAAAATTGCGCAACACATAAATGAAACCAATGGTAATCAAATAGCTCCCTTACATTTAGCAGCTTATTATGGCTTTGATAAAACAGTGAAGTGTTTATTAGAAAAGAACGCAAAAGTAGACGTTCGTGGATTAAATGACATGACTCCTTTACACTGTGCCGCTCAAAGTAACCActataatattgttaaaatcttATTAAACGCCAAAGCGGATGTAAACGCTTTAACAAGTTTCAAAAATTCCGCAATATACTTCGCCGCCGCAAACGGATTTGAAAGGATCGTCAAGCTGTTGCTATTGCAAAACCCAAAACCAAATATAGATATTGTTGATGAATTCAATCGAAAGCCCCTTTGTGCGCCAACTGAATTTGGATTTTATAAAATCGTTAAGCTATTATTGTCACACGGAGCCAAACCAAATGGGAGTAACGCTCTGTTGGCAGCTGCAATGCACGGACACATAGAAAccgttaaattattattagaatatgaCATAATCGATACAGTAAATAGTGAATGTACGGCCCTATTTGCGGCGACTCAAGAAAATCAAACTGAAATTGCCTCCAtgttaatagaaaataaatcagatataaattttctttctaaaaataaattctcaccACTCTATATGGCCTCGTTAAATGGTAATAAGGAGATTTGCAAGAAACTCATTGAATCAGGAGTGAATGTAGatcttaaaaatgaaaatgacaTAACCGCCTTACATGTGGCTGCTGATAAAGGCTATTATACCATTGTCACATTACTGTTATCACATGGGGCAGATGTAAATGCTCTCACTGTTGCCAATAAGAGTGCTCTCCATTTTGCTAGCGAAAAAGGCCACAGAAAAATTGTTTCTTTGTTATTACAAAAGAAAGCACAAGTAAATGCGATCGTTGACGAATCGTTATTAACTCCATTGCACCTGGCAGCTACAAATGGTCACACAGCCACTGTAAAATTGTTGCTATCTAAAGGGGCTGATATTAATTCCATTACTCATGCACAATCGTTAGCACTACATTTGGCTTCTCAAAATGGACATCTGAAAGTAATTATGGTGTTATTAAATTCTTTCAAGGTGAATATTAATGCCAGAGATTCTGAAAAACGTACATCTTTATACTTAGCTACAATGTTTAATCGAAGAAGAGTAGTGGAATTATTGATTTCAAGAGGTGCGGATGCAAATATGTCGGATATACATCAGACGACACCATTACATATCGCAACAGTAAATAACTATAAAGATTTAATGAGTTTTTTGCTTAAGCATGGCTCCGATGTTAACTTATGTACGTATACACATAATTTAAGTACAATACATTTTACAGAATATGATAATGAAGGACATAATTATGTATCCGCTCTTCACATAGCTACTTATTGTTCCGACCATACAACTATGGACATTTTACTTAACCATCCCGATATCACGATAGATATTCAGGATATTAACAAACGGACGCCCCTGCATCATTCCGTTTTTCTCAATAGCCctgtttttgctgaaaaattattaaagcacggagccaataaaaatattgtcgACAACACATTGAATACCCCCATTTTGCTTTCAGTAGTATTACAACGAgagagtatttttaaaatattgtttgatCACAAAGCTGACGTCAATTTGGCTGACATAGAACTTAGAACGCCTCTACATTACTCCGTAACCCTGAATAACgaatatattacaaaattattgttaaaaaggGTAGCTAACATAAACTGTCTGGATAAAAACAAAAGTACTTGTTTACATATTGCTACTAAGAATGGCTATTTGCCGATcgtaaaacttttattacaatATGGTGCTTCTGTTAACTTAACTGATAACGCTTTAGGCACACCGCTTCATTATGCAGCTAAAAAGGTCGATTTagacattattaaaataataattgctcGTGGGGCTAATGTAAATGCTCTTAATTCAAAGTGGGATATCCCCTTGATGCTATTATCTAACGTTCCTAACAAAAACACCGAAGAAACTGCTGAATTCATGATTAAATATGGAGCAGATATAAACGCTAGGAATATAAATCATATAACGAGTCTTCACGTAGCAGCtgctcaaaataatttagaaatggcAATAGTTTTATTAAGGCACGGCGCTGATGTAAATATTATAGACACAAAATTACATACCGCCCTTCATTATTGCGCTGAAAATGGTAATAAACTTATTGCTGCATATTTAATTCAGAACGGAATCGATTTAAATGGAGTAACAATTGCTCAAGTAACTGCACTACATATTGGAGCTTTAAGCGGACATACGGGATTTGTTGATATATTATTGCGTTGCGGTGCTGCTGTTAATGTTACCGATGTGAACAGAAGAACTCCTTTACAGTATGCCACTGAGGCGGGTAATAAAGACATTGTTAAATCATTACTGGATAGAGGGGCCGATGTAAATAATCGTGATGTCGATCTGTGTACAGCATTACACAAGGCGTCAGAGTTGGGTCacattgaaattattaaaattttactgaaGAACAGTGCAGAAATCGATTTGATAGATATAAATGGATATACAGCACTTCATTACGGCGTTCAAAATCACCATGGAGAAATTGTCGAGGAACTACTTTCTTATGGAGCTAAAATAGATCATTCAAACATTTGTATCAAATGCACCTCTCTGCTCAACATTGCTTGCTCATTAGGACATACAGAAATAGTTAGAACGTTAATTAGATCTGGCGTAAAAACAGCTTTTACAGACATTTTTGGCCGTACGGCACTACATTATGCCACCCTTGATGGTCACATCCACATTACTGACATATTATTAACTCAAGAGGTAGATAAAGATGCACAAGACTATTCTGGCCAAACTGCTATTCACTACGCTGCGCAAAATTGTTTAGtagatatcataaaaaaattaatagaatcaGGGGCCAATGCAAATTTAACAAATGCAGAAAACCGTACTGCTTTGCATTATGCCGTCGAGTCTGGTAATGTAGATTTGGTAAACCTTTTACTTCCtgtaatttcaaatattaattcgACCGATATCAGCGGCGAAACTGCCCTGCATATCGCCGTTGCGGGTAATCATAAGGATATTGTTAAACGTTTAATAGAGTACCATGCTGATGTGAATTTCGCATCACCGACGCTACAAGTGATGCCAATTCATTTGGCAACCACTGTCGGCGATGTAGAACTTGTCGAAATATTAGTGCAGAATGATGCTGATGTGACGGCCAGAGATATATACGGACGTACACCTTACAAAATAGCGGCTGAAATATTTGGGTCGGAATCGGAGTTTTGTCAAACCTTCTTTAACATTTTACTTGCTAAAATTGATattgaaatgtaa